Proteins encoded by one window of Rhizophagus irregularis chromosome 31, complete sequence:
- a CDS encoding protein transporter tim9 variant 2 — MRDFMKFYSNLVDRCFNDCINDFTSKTLTTKEETCIQRCTDKFLKHNERVGQRFAEYNQNMAAQAQQNLGSRSGGGGWFGGQ, encoded by the exons atgaGAGATTTTATGAAGTTTTATTCAAACTTGGTTGATAGATGTTTTAATGATTGTATTAATGATTTCACTTCGAAAACGTTAACAACAAAAGAG GAAACGTGTATTCAACGATGTAccgataaatttttaaaacataatGAAAGAGTAGGACAAAGATTTGCAGAATATAATCAAAACATGGCGGCTCAAGCACAACAGAATCTCGGTAGTCGATCTGGTGGTGGAGGGTGGTTTGGTGGtcagtaa
- a CDS encoding Calcineurin subunit B variant 2 — MKLDKDRSGSIDREEFLSIPQIANNPLASRMIAIFDEDGGGDVDFKEFISGLSAFSAKGNKIEKLRFAFKVYDMDRDGFISNGELFLVLKMMVGNNLKDNQLQQIVDKTIMEADKDMDGKISFEEFCSIVESTDIAKSLTLTDF, encoded by the exons ATGAAACTTGACAAAGATAGGTCAGGTTCCATTGACCGAGAAGAATTTCTTTCGATTCCACAGATTGCAAATAACCCTTTAGCGTCAAGGATGATTGCTATATTTGATGAAGATGGTGGCGGGGATGTagattttaaagaattcattTCTGGTTTAAGTGCTTTCAGCGcgaaaggaaataaaattgaaaaattgcgTT tTGCATTTAAAGTTTATGATATGGATAGGGATGGATTTATTTCTAATGGAGAATTGTTTCTTGTTCTAAAAATGATGGTTGGAAATAACCTTAAAGACAATCAACTCCAACAAATTGTTGATAAAACTATCATGGAAGCTGATAAAGACATGGATGGAAAAATTTCCTTTGAGGAGTTTTGTTCAATAGTGGAGTCTACTGATATTGCAAAAAGCTTAACTTTAACTGATTTCTAG
- a CDS encoding protein transporter tim9, giving the protein MDYSHYNDAERAHILKLLEQKQMRDFMKFYSNLVDRCFNDCINDFTSKTLTTKEETCIQRCTDKFLKHNERVGQRFAEYNQNMAAQAQQNLGSRSGGGGWFGGQ; this is encoded by the exons ATGGACTATTCACATTACAATGATGCTGAAAGAGCGcatattttgaaattacttGAACAGAAGcag atgaGAGATTTTATGAAGTTTTATTCAAACTTGGTTGATAGATGTTTTAATGATTGTATTAATGATTTCACTTCGAAAACGTTAACAACAAAAGAG GAAACGTGTATTCAACGATGTAccgataaatttttaaaacataatGAAAGAGTAGGACAAAGATTTGCAGAATATAATCAAAACATGGCGGCTCAAGCACAACAGAATCTCGGTAGTCGATCTGGTGGTGGAGGGTGGTTTGGTGGtcagtaa
- a CDS encoding NADH dehydrogenase (ubiquinone) 78K chain precursor 5-prime end — protein MSKILSNSTLTRRFGPLVHRTIGVRAFNLSTPRKQEIEVFVDNNPVTIEQGSAVIQACEKAGYTIPRFCYHERLSVAGNCRMCLVELERSPKPIASCAMPVMPGMKIKTDTPLVKKAREGVMEFLLANHPLDCPICDQGGECDLQDQAVRYGSDRGRFHEIAGKRAVEDKDFGPLVKTSMNRCIHCTRCVRFANEVAGVPDLGTTGRGSEMQISTYIERTLNSEMSSNIIDLCPVGALTAKPYAFSYRPWELKTTESIDVLDAIGSNIRVDSRGVEVMRILPKLNEEVNEEWISDKTRFAFDGLKRQRLTMPLVRQAGKFVAVTWEQALLHVANEIHKVKGSEAKAIAGQLVDTESLVALKDLFNRIGSDNFAMDTANGSQVPAHGADFRSNYLLNNKIIGVDKADVLLLVGTNPRHEGPILNTRIFKSYVHNGLDVGLIGHAVDTTYEYDHVGTNSEALESILNESHPFSKKIAEAKRPMVIVGSGVLDNPDSEYVFSTVSKIAKKHENLFFQDDDWNGYNVLQRSASRAAAYDVGFIPSAETSKITPKFLYLLGADEITPQDIPKNAFVVYQGHHGDTGAHYADVILPGAAYTEKSVTYVNTEGRSQLTRAAVPPPGAAREDWKIIRALSEVAGITLPYDNIYSLRNRMNDIAPHLTRYDLVENVINPGLGLTQLMNKTIKSTGAIFKSVIQDYYMTDSISRSSQTMAKCSAAFTDNGK, from the exons ATGTCGAAAATTCTTTCCAATTCAACTCTCACAAGAAGATTCGGCCCCCTCGTACACAGAACCATAG gagtTCGTGCTTTCAACTTAAGTACGCCTAGAAAACAAGAAATTGAAGTATTTGTAGATAACAATCCTGTTACGATAGAACAAGGAAGTGCTGTAATTCAAGCATGCGAAAAGGCTGGCTATACAATACCTCGCTTCTGCTATCACGAG CGGTTATCTGTTGCCGGTAATTGCCGAATGTGTCTTGTTGAATTGGAAAGGTCACCAAAACCTATCGCTTCTTGCGCAATGCCTGTTATGCCtggaatgaaaataaaaactgATACACCACTTGTGAAAAAGGCACGTGAAGGTGTAAtggaatttttattagctaatcACCCTTTAGATTGTCCAATTTGTGATCAAGGTGGGGAATGTGATTTGCAAGACCAAGCCGTACGTTATGGTAGTGATCGAGGTAGATTTCATGAAATTGCCGGAAAACGTGCAGTTGAAGATAAAGATTTTGGACCTTTAGTTAAAACGAGTATGAATAGATGTATTCATTGTACTCGCTGTGTTAGATTCGCGAATGAAGTTGCAGGAGTTCCAGATTTAGGTACAACTGGAAGAGGCAGCGAAATGCAAATTAGTACCTATATTGAACGTACATTAAATTCAGAAATGTCTTCAAATATCATTGATTTATGCCCTGTTGGTGCATTAACTGCAAAACCATATGCTTTTTCATATCGACCATGGGAACTTAAAACAACAGAATCGATTGATGTTTTAGATGCTATTGGTAGTAATATTAGAGTAGATTCAAGAGGAGTGGAGGTTATGCGAATCTTGCCTAAATTAAACGAAGAAGTGAATGAAGAATGGATTTCTGATAAAACCCGATTTGCTTTTGATGGGTTAAAGAGGCAGAGACTTACTATGCCCTTAGTTCGTCAAGCTGGTAAATTTGTAGCTGTTACATGGGAACAGGCCCTATTACATGTTGCTAACGAAATTCATAAGGTTAAAGGTTCTGAAGCAAAAGCAATTGCCGGTCAGCTTGTAGACACTGAAAGTTTAGTTGCTCTTAAGGATCTATTTAATCGCATTGGTTCAGATAATTTTGCCATGGATACTGCTAATGGATCTCAAGTACCTGCTCATGGTGCTGATTTTAGGTCAAATTACCTTTTGAACAATAAGATTATTGGTGTTGACAAAGCTGATGTATTGTTATTAGTGGGCACTAATCCACGTCATGAAGGCCCTATACTCAATACTAGGATTTTTAAGAGTTATGTTCATAATGGTTTGGATGTTGGATTAATAGGCCATGCTGTCGATACTACTTATGAATATGATCACGTTGGTACTAATAGCGAAGCACTTGAAAGTATACTAAATGAAAGTCATCCATTCTCTAAAAAGATTGCTGAAGCCAAGAGACCAATGGTTATAGTTGGTAGTGGTGTCCTAGATAATCCTGATTCCGAATACGTGTTTTCTACAGTATCCAAAATAGCAAAAAAACATGAGAATTTGTTCTTCCAAGACGACGATTGGAATGGATACAACGTATTACAAAGG TCTGCAAGTCGAGCTGCAGCTTATGATGTAGGATTTATTCCATCTGCAGAAACTTCAAAAATCACACCTAAGTTCCTTTATTTATTGGGCGCGGATGAAATTACTCCGCAAGATATACCAAAAAATGCATTTGTAGTTTACCAGGGACATCATGGTGATACTGGTGCACATTATGCTGATGTAATCCTTCCTGGAGCTGCTTATACAGAAAAGAGTGTTACATATGTAAACACTGAGGGTCGATCACAGTTGACACGGGCAGCGGTCCCACCTCCAGGTGCTGCACGTGAGGATTGgaag ATCATCCGGGCCTTATCGGAGGTAGCTGGTATTACATTACcatatgataatatatattcaCTTCGCAATCGTATGAATGATATTGCTCCACATCTTACACGATATGATCTTGTTGAAAATGTGATTAATCCTGGATTAGGTCTTACACAACTAATGAATAAAACCATAAAATCAACAGGAGCTATATTCAAGTCTGTGATCCAAGATTATTATATGACTGATAGTATTTCACGGTCTAGTCAAACAATGGCCAAGTGCTCTGCTGCTTTTACAGATAATGGGAAATAG
- a CDS encoding Calcineurin subunit B, whose protein sequence is MGQADSRPLQDMVDKSNFTSEEIQRLYKRFMKLDKDRSGSIDREEFLSIPQIANNPLASRMIAIFDEDGGGDVDFKEFISGLSAFSAKGNKIEKLRFAFKVYDMDRDGFISNGELFLVLKMMVGNNLKDNQLQQIVDKTIMEADKDMDGKISFEEFCSIVESTDIAKSLTLTDF, encoded by the exons ATGGGACAAGCCGATTCACGGCCTTTACAAGATATGGTTGACAAAAGCAATT TCACTTCAGAAGAGATCCAAAGACTTTATAAAAGGTTTATGAAACTTGACAAAGATAGGTCAGGTTCCATTGACCGAGAAGAATTTCTTTCGATTCCACAGATTGCAAATAACCCTTTAGCGTCAAGGATGATTGCTATATTTGATGAAGATGGTGGCGGGGATGTagattttaaagaattcattTCTGGTTTAAGTGCTTTCAGCGcgaaaggaaataaaattgaaaaattgcgTT tTGCATTTAAAGTTTATGATATGGATAGGGATGGATTTATTTCTAATGGAGAATTGTTTCTTGTTCTAAAAATGATGGTTGGAAATAACCTTAAAGACAATCAACTCCAACAAATTGTTGATAAAACTATCATGGAAGCTGATAAAGACATGGATGGAAAAATTTCCTTTGAGGAGTTTTGTTCAATAGTGGAGTCTACTGATATTGCAAAAAGCTTAACTTTAACTGATTTCTAG